From a region of the Neobacillus niacini genome:
- a CDS encoding Ger(x)C family spore germination protein, which produces MKKGCFWFWTFSFLLLCGCAQPRILEEVGLITTYGLDIAKDGSILGTMVELMIDPTSPQDVVILETEAFSIRGIRNNANKKSSKRLSSGQLRVMIYGEDLLKQGNTGIAQTLTNDPSISDMTYLAMADGTARNILHVKAKHIPDIGIHLFRLIDQNTKEKMMPSATLQEVLHNHYSVGREPILPILKKEGKEGIGFSGVGLFKGSKLVGKISADQSFYLNLIIDKFKGGNKDIEIKSSKLKPRNRQLDKTAASIDSIVSSSDIKLINKEKVEFDINIKLNARLLEITSEIDLGNPENIKLIEKEITKSMTKEIEKLITYCQTKDSDIFGLGETYRSSVRHSKLTDEKWYKMFKEANVNVNLDFSVNRTGLNE; this is translated from the coding sequence AAGTTGGCCTTATAACTACTTATGGACTTGATATTGCAAAGGATGGCAGTATTTTGGGAACAATGGTTGAATTAATGATTGATCCTACATCACCCCAAGATGTTGTTATTTTAGAGACTGAGGCATTTTCAATAAGGGGAATTCGTAACAATGCAAATAAAAAGTCCTCTAAAAGGCTTTCCTCGGGACAGCTTCGTGTAATGATATACGGTGAAGATTTACTTAAACAAGGAAACACAGGGATAGCTCAAACGTTGACAAATGACCCATCCATAAGTGATATGACGTACTTGGCAATGGCAGATGGGACAGCGCGTAATATTTTACATGTAAAAGCAAAACATATTCCTGATATCGGAATACACCTTTTCCGGCTTATCGATCAAAACACAAAAGAAAAAATGATGCCGTCAGCTACCCTGCAAGAAGTTTTACATAACCATTACTCGGTTGGCAGAGAACCAATTTTGCCCATTTTAAAAAAAGAAGGTAAGGAAGGAATTGGTTTTTCAGGAGTAGGTTTGTTTAAAGGCAGTAAATTAGTTGGAAAAATAAGTGCTGACCAAAGCTTTTATTTAAACCTAATCATTGACAAATTTAAAGGCGGAAACAAGGATATCGAGATTAAAAGTTCGAAATTAAAGCCCAGGAACCGTCAGCTTGACAAAACGGCTGCCTCTATAGATTCAATTGTCAGCAGTAGTGATATTAAGCTAATAAACAAAGAAAAAGTGGAATTTGATATAAATATTAAACTTAATGCTAGGCTGCTTGAAATTACTAGTGAAATTGATCTTGGTAATCCAGAAAATATAAAACTAATCGAGAAGGAGATTACGAAGAGCATGACAAAAGAGATCGAGAAACTCATTACATATTGCCAAACAAAGGACTCGGATATATTTGGACTGGGAGAAACATATCGAAGTTCAGTAAGGCACTCAAAGCTTACCGATGAAAAATGGTACAAAATGTTTAAAGAAGCTAATGTCAATGTAAACCTAGACTTTAGTGTAAACAGAACAGGTCTTAATGAGTAA
- a CDS encoding nucleobase:cation symporter-2 family protein, translated as MKQHPFKIASLGIQHVLAMYAGAVIVPLIVGGALNLTGEQLTYLVSIDILMCGIATILQVWQNRFFGIGLPIVLGCTFTAVGPMIAIGGEYGVSAIYGSILVSGLIVVLIASFFSKLIKFFPPVVTGSVVTIIGITLIPVAMNNIAGGQGSPDFGSLSNISLAFGTLLFIILLYRFTKGFIRSVAILLGLAGGTIVAALMGKVNFAAVGEASWFHMVKPFYFGTPTFEWTPIITMTLVAIVSLVESTGVYFALSDITGRKLKESDLAKGYRAEGLAIMLGALFNAFPYTTYSQNVGLLQLSGVKTKNVIYTMGTMLIILGFVPKIGALTTVIPTPVLGGAMVAMFGMVIAYGIKMLSKVEFASQENLLIIACSVGMGLGVTAVPDLFAQLPESVKILTNNGIVAGSLTAIFLNIVFNVARPAKQSQTTNPNSQGAVL; from the coding sequence ATGAAACAACATCCGTTCAAAATCGCATCTTTAGGTATTCAACATGTATTGGCTATGTATGCAGGAGCTGTCATCGTCCCACTTATTGTCGGAGGTGCATTGAACCTTACTGGAGAGCAATTAACCTATTTAGTTTCGATTGATATTTTAATGTGCGGAATCGCGACAATATTACAAGTTTGGCAGAATCGCTTTTTTGGAATTGGCTTGCCAATTGTATTAGGCTGTACGTTTACTGCGGTAGGTCCAATGATAGCAATTGGCGGAGAATACGGTGTTTCAGCTATTTACGGTTCGATTTTAGTCTCTGGTTTAATTGTTGTCTTAATTGCCAGTTTCTTTAGTAAGTTAATTAAATTCTTCCCGCCTGTTGTTACGGGATCAGTTGTTACGATTATTGGTATTACCCTTATTCCGGTTGCGATGAATAATATCGCTGGAGGACAAGGTAGTCCAGATTTTGGAAGTCTTTCAAACATCAGTTTAGCTTTCGGAACTTTATTATTCATCATACTTCTCTATCGTTTTACAAAAGGATTTATTCGTTCTGTTGCGATTCTTCTAGGTCTTGCGGGTGGAACAATTGTAGCCGCATTAATGGGTAAGGTAAACTTTGCAGCAGTTGGTGAAGCCTCTTGGTTCCATATGGTAAAACCTTTTTATTTCGGTACTCCTACCTTTGAATGGACACCGATTATCACAATGACACTCGTTGCGATTGTTAGTTTAGTAGAATCTACAGGTGTCTACTTTGCTCTAAGTGATATTACGGGAAGAAAGTTAAAGGAAAGTGATTTAGCAAAAGGTTATCGTGCAGAAGGACTTGCGATTATGTTAGGTGCCTTGTTCAATGCATTCCCATATACCACTTATTCTCAAAACGTTGGGCTTTTGCAGCTGTCTGGTGTCAAAACAAAAAATGTCATTTACACGATGGGTACAATGTTGATTATTTTGGGATTCGTTCCTAAAATTGGGGCTTTAACTACCGTGATTCCTACTCCTGTTTTAGGCGGAGCAATGGTAGCCATGTTTGGAATGGTTATCGCTTATGGAATTAAAATGTTAAGTAAAGTAGAATTTGCTTCACAGGAAAATCTCTTAATTATTGCTTGTTCAGTGGGCATGGGTCTTGGAGTTACCGCGGTTCCAGATTTATTTGCGCAGCTCCCTGAAAGTGTAAAAATCCTTACTAATAATGGGATTGTTGCAGGAAGCTTGACTGCCATTTTCTTAAACATTGTATTTAATGTTGCTAGACCAGCAAAGCAAAGTCAAACGACAAATCCAAACAGTCAAGGTGCTGTTTTATAG
- a CDS encoding xanthine phosphoribosyltransferase — translation MRLLEEKIKKDGRVINDNVLKVDSFLNHQIDPQLMNEIGKEFARKFSAERITKIVTIESSGIAPAVMAGLYMNVPVIFARKRKSVTLTDDLLTASVHSFTKNETNELAIAGKYLNENDKVLIIDDFLANGEAALALVKMVKQANASVAGIGIVIEKSFQPGAQKLKELGLRVESLARIASLSDGEVTFKRKKMEELV, via the coding sequence ATGAGATTACTAGAAGAAAAGATTAAAAAGGATGGCAGAGTCATTAATGACAATGTATTAAAGGTGGATTCGTTCTTAAATCACCAAATTGATCCTCAATTAATGAATGAAATTGGAAAAGAATTTGCTAGAAAGTTTTCAGCAGAAAGAATTACAAAGATCGTTACGATTGAGTCTTCTGGGATTGCCCCCGCTGTGATGGCTGGTTTATATATGAATGTTCCCGTTATTTTCGCTCGAAAAAGAAAATCCGTTACGTTAACGGATGACCTTCTGACAGCAAGTGTCCATTCTTTTACTAAAAATGAAACAAACGAGCTTGCCATTGCAGGCAAGTATCTTAATGAAAACGATAAAGTTCTCATTATTGATGACTTCCTTGCTAACGGTGAAGCTGCTCTTGCATTAGTCAAAATGGTTAAACAAGCGAATGCTTCCGTTGCTGGTATTGGTATTGTGATTGAAAAATCCTTCCAGCCTGGCGCTCAGAAATTAAAAGAGTTAGGATTACGGGTTGAGTCATTAGCTAGAATCGCGTCTCTATCAGATGGAGAAGTAACGTTTAAACGTAAAAAAATGGAGGAGTTAGTCTAA
- a CDS encoding NAD(P)H-dependent flavin oxidoreductase, giving the protein MQKTIPENWWNQLRLPVISAPMFLVSGPELVKNCCLNGVIGSFPAPNARPIEVLDQWMGQLNEELEKARAAEPERKIAPWAMNMVVHSTYSRLQDELELIKKHKPQLVITSLGSPKHVVDIVHEYGGLVFSDVSDLKFARKAAETGVDGLILVASGAGGHAGQINSFAFVDMVRTFWDGIIVLAGAISTGKGILAAQAAGADLAYMGTRFIVATESMANDDYREMLVNSNQEDIILTDAFSGVRANMLIPSIQKAGLDPAQLVKKEKVDFDNMHGKPEAKAWRDIWSAGHGVGAIDKIESAGEIIQRLEGEYQEALNKVNQTAAKVNRLTVK; this is encoded by the coding sequence ATGCAAAAAACAATCCCTGAAAATTGGTGGAATCAGCTGAGGCTACCTGTAATTTCTGCACCGATGTTTTTAGTATCGGGTCCTGAACTAGTGAAAAATTGCTGCTTAAATGGTGTTATTGGGTCATTTCCAGCTCCAAACGCAAGACCGATTGAGGTACTGGATCAATGGATGGGTCAGTTGAATGAAGAATTAGAAAAAGCCAGGGCAGCAGAGCCTGAACGTAAAATTGCTCCTTGGGCGATGAATATGGTTGTACATAGCACCTATAGCCGTCTTCAGGACGAATTAGAGTTAATCAAAAAGCACAAACCCCAATTGGTAATCACTTCATTAGGTAGTCCGAAACACGTAGTAGACATTGTCCATGAATATGGGGGATTAGTTTTCTCAGATGTTAGCGATTTAAAATTTGCCCGTAAGGCTGCAGAAACCGGTGTTGACGGACTAATACTAGTTGCAAGCGGTGCTGGCGGCCATGCTGGACAAATTAATAGCTTTGCGTTTGTTGATATGGTCCGTACTTTTTGGGACGGCATTATTGTCCTTGCTGGTGCGATTTCAACAGGGAAGGGCATATTAGCCGCACAGGCAGCTGGTGCTGACTTAGCTTATATGGGTACAAGATTTATCGTAGCTACAGAAAGTATGGCAAATGATGATTATAGGGAAATGCTTGTGAATTCTAACCAGGAGGATATCATCCTAACCGATGCCTTTTCTGGGGTCAGAGCAAATATGCTCATTCCGAGTATCCAAAAAGCAGGACTTGATCCCGCTCAGTTGGTTAAAAAGGAGAAGGTGGATTTTGATAATATGCACGGTAAACCAGAAGCGAAAGCGTGGCGTGATATTTGGAGCGCAGGGCATGGAGTAGGTGCGATTGATAAGATTGAATCTGCTGGAGAAATCATTCAGCGATTAGAAGGAGAATATCAAGAAGCTTTAAATAAAGTGAACCAAACTGCAGCCAAAGTAAACAGATTAACTGTAAAATAA
- a CDS encoding glycine C-acetyltransferase has translation MSSTILERFLNENLEDLKGKGLYNVIDPLESPNGPMITINGKQLVNLSSNNYLGLATDERLKQAAKDAIETYGVGAGAVRTINGTLKLHVELEEKLAEFKHTEAAIAYQSGFNCNMAAISAVMDKNDAILSDELNHASIIDGCRLSKAKIIRVNHSDMEDLRRKAKEAKESGQYNKIMVITDGVFSMDGDIALLPEIVKIAEEFDLITYVDDAHGSGVLGDGAGTVKHFGLSDKIDFQIGTLSKAIGVVGGYVAGKKNLIDWLKVRSRPFLFSTSLTPADVAASKRSIEILMESNELNKKLWENGDYLKKGLKGLGFNIGNSETPITPCIIGDEALTQQFSKRLNEEGVYAKAIVFPTVPQGTGRVRNMPTAAHTKEMLDQAIATYEKVGKEMGII, from the coding sequence GTGTCCAGTACTATTTTGGAGCGATTTTTAAACGAAAACCTAGAAGATCTAAAAGGTAAGGGTCTATATAATGTCATCGATCCATTAGAAAGTCCAAATGGTCCAATGATTACAATAAATGGTAAACAGTTAGTTAATCTTTCATCAAATAACTATTTAGGGTTAGCAACCGATGAACGTTTGAAGCAAGCAGCTAAGGATGCCATTGAAACTTACGGTGTTGGTGCCGGCGCAGTTCGTACCATTAACGGTACATTAAAACTTCACGTAGAATTAGAAGAAAAATTAGCCGAATTCAAACATACAGAAGCAGCAATCGCTTATCAATCAGGCTTTAATTGTAATATGGCCGCGATTTCTGCGGTAATGGATAAAAATGATGCGATTTTATCTGACGAATTAAACCACGCTTCTATTATTGATGGCTGCCGCTTATCCAAAGCAAAGATTATCCGCGTTAATCATTCTGATATGGAAGATTTACGAAGAAAGGCCAAGGAAGCGAAGGAATCAGGTCAATACAATAAAATCATGGTTATTACCGATGGTGTATTCTCCATGGACGGGGACATTGCATTATTACCTGAAATCGTAAAAATTGCTGAAGAATTCGATCTTATTACATATGTAGACGATGCACATGGATCAGGTGTCCTTGGTGATGGTGCCGGTACAGTTAAGCATTTCGGCTTGTCTGATAAAATCGATTTCCAAATCGGTACGCTATCAAAAGCGATTGGTGTAGTAGGCGGATATGTAGCAGGGAAGAAAAATTTAATTGATTGGTTAAAGGTCCGCAGCCGCCCGTTCCTATTCTCTACATCACTCACACCAGCAGATGTAGCAGCAAGTAAACGTTCCATTGAAATCTTAATGGAAAGTAACGAGCTTAATAAAAAGCTTTGGGAAAATGGAGATTACCTGAAAAAAGGCTTAAAGGGATTAGGCTTTAATATCGGTAACAGTGAAACACCGATTACACCATGTATTATTGGCGACGAAGCTCTTACGCAGCAATTTAGCAAACGATTAAATGAAGAGGGAGTATATGCAAAAGCGATTGTTTTCCCAACCGTACCTCAAGGAACAGGACGGGTTCGCAATATGCCGACTGCAGCACATACAAAAGAAATGCTTGATCAAGCGATTGCGACCTATGAGAAAGTCGGTAAGGAAATGGGGATTATTTAA
- a CDS encoding L-threonine 3-dehydrogenase, translating into MKRILITGALGQIGSELTMKLRETYGYDNVIATDIRKNDSEAAQSGPFETLDVTDLNKMGDIAKKYKVDTIMHLAALLSATAEAKPVLAWNLNMGGLMNALETARELNAQFFTPSSIGAFGPSTPKDSTPQDTIMRPTTMYGVNKVAGELLGDYYYHKFGVDTRGLRFPGLISHVALPGGGTTDYAVEIYYEAIKNGRYTSYIDKGTYMDMMYMPDALNAIIDLMEADPCRLKHRNSFNVTAMSFDPEEIANEIRKHIPGFKLTYQVDPVRQKIADSWPNSIDAIAAEEEWGFKFEYDLARMTEDMINKLTNKLTVNKTKTSGIQ; encoded by the coding sequence ATGAAACGGATATTAATTACTGGTGCACTCGGACAAATTGGTTCCGAGCTCACTATGAAATTACGGGAAACGTATGGGTATGATAATGTAATTGCTACTGATATTAGAAAGAATGACAGTGAAGCAGCACAGAGCGGTCCATTTGAAACTTTAGATGTTACAGATTTAAACAAGATGGGCGACATTGCGAAAAAATACAAGGTTGATACGATCATGCACTTAGCCGCACTATTGTCGGCAACAGCGGAGGCAAAACCAGTCTTAGCTTGGAATTTAAATATGGGCGGGTTGATGAATGCATTAGAAACGGCAAGGGAGCTTAATGCCCAATTTTTCACTCCAAGTTCGATTGGTGCATTTGGACCGTCTACACCGAAAGACAGCACACCACAGGATACGATTATGCGTCCCACGACCATGTACGGCGTAAATAAAGTAGCTGGCGAGCTTTTAGGCGATTACTATTATCACAAATTTGGAGTCGACACGAGGGGACTTCGTTTCCCAGGCTTAATTTCACACGTAGCACTGCCTGGCGGCGGCACCACAGATTATGCTGTGGAAATCTACTATGAAGCCATCAAAAACGGACGATATACATCGTATATTGATAAAGGTACGTATATGGATATGATGTATATGCCTGATGCACTAAATGCGATTATCGATTTGATGGAAGCTGACCCATGCCGGCTTAAGCACCGTAACTCATTCAATGTAACTGCAATGAGCTTTGATCCAGAAGAAATTGCAAACGAGATTAGAAAACACATACCAGGATTCAAACTCACTTATCAGGTGGATCCTGTCCGCCAAAAAATTGCCGACAGTTGGCCAAATTCGATCGATGCTATTGCAGCAGAGGAAGAGTGGGGCTTCAAATTCGAATATGACCTAGCGAGAATGACTGAAGATATGATTAATAAGTTAACGAATAAATTGACCGTTAACAAAACCAAAACAAGTGGTATCCAATGA
- the selD gene encoding selenide, water dikinase SelD — MSEQEKIRLTSLSTKAGUGCKIGPEDLAQVLRHLPKQDPVPELLVGHETSDDAGVYQLTDSIALIQTVDYFTPIVDDPYMFGQITAANALSDVYAMGGEPKTVLNIVGYPIKKLGPEMLSDILRGAADKVKEAGALTVGGHSIDDQEPKFGLSVTGIVHPDKVWKNVGAKPGDVLVITKPIGVGIITTGIKRSVVTAEQEQIVTDTMAELNKTAAEVLTNYHPHAVTDVTGFGLLGHSSEMARGSNVSFEINYSKVPILEGALELARDGVVPGGSKSNHKWLINDVVYKDLLPEEQLVLCDAITSGGLLVSMSEEEAVQYVNNLHSAGKHHAAIIGRVTEKKENLIYAMR; from the coding sequence ATGAGTGAGCAAGAGAAAATACGCCTAACCTCTTTATCAACTAAAGCGGGCTGAGGCTGTAAAATTGGTCCTGAGGACCTGGCGCAAGTTTTGCGTCATTTACCAAAGCAAGACCCTGTTCCTGAGTTATTAGTGGGACACGAAACTTCTGATGATGCAGGAGTGTATCAGTTAACGGACTCGATTGCCCTTATTCAAACGGTCGATTACTTTACCCCAATTGTGGACGACCCATATATGTTTGGACAGATTACCGCTGCCAACGCCTTAAGCGATGTTTATGCAATGGGTGGAGAACCGAAAACAGTTCTAAATATTGTAGGTTATCCAATAAAAAAACTCGGTCCTGAGATGCTTTCCGATATACTGCGTGGTGCAGCCGATAAAGTAAAAGAAGCTGGCGCCTTAACGGTCGGAGGTCATTCTATTGATGACCAAGAGCCAAAATTTGGTCTATCTGTAACGGGAATCGTTCATCCTGATAAGGTTTGGAAGAACGTTGGAGCTAAGCCTGGTGATGTATTAGTGATTACAAAGCCGATTGGCGTTGGTATTATTACCACTGGGATTAAACGTAGTGTCGTTACGGCGGAACAAGAACAAATTGTTACCGATACAATGGCTGAGTTAAACAAAACCGCTGCTGAGGTGTTGACGAACTACCACCCACATGCTGTAACGGATGTAACAGGATTCGGGTTACTTGGCCATAGCAGTGAGATGGCGCGTGGAAGTAATGTGAGCTTTGAAATCAACTACTCTAAAGTTCCAATCCTTGAAGGTGCATTAGAGTTAGCCAGGGATGGAGTTGTACCTGGAGGTTCAAAATCCAATCATAAATGGTTAATTAATGATGTTGTCTATAAAGATCTTTTGCCAGAGGAACAATTAGTTCTTTGTGATGCGATTACTTCTGGAGGACTTCTTGTTTCGATGAGTGAAGAAGAAGCTGTTCAGTACGTGAATAACCTCCATTCTGCCGGTAAACACCATGCCGCCATTATCGGCAGGGTTACGGAAAAGAAAGAGAATTTAATTTATGCAATGAGGTAA
- a CDS encoding Hsp20/alpha crystallin family protein, which yields MKSKKNIQPIDFDLVEKWLENYCLDPLTTQDDLIQFRIDLYETDKEWIVEALLNEYNSSEIKVFIEDHKLVITAGKSSTSSNQHKKIRTIEFPFEVINQKVSANYINGILEVLISKNEKGPGKNCYITLP from the coding sequence ATGAAATCCAAAAAAAATATACAGCCCATCGATTTTGACCTTGTGGAAAAGTGGTTGGAAAACTACTGCCTCGATCCTCTAACTACACAAGATGACCTGATTCAATTTCGAATTGATTTATATGAGACTGACAAAGAATGGATCGTGGAGGCATTACTTAACGAGTATAACAGCTCGGAAATTAAGGTTTTTATTGAAGACCATAAGCTTGTTATCACTGCTGGTAAATCTTCCACTTCCTCTAATCAACATAAGAAAATACGTACTATCGAGTTCCCCTTTGAGGTTATTAATCAAAAAGTAAGTGCAAATTATATTAATGGTATATTAGAGGTTCTTATTTCGAAAAATGAAAAAGGTCCAGGGAAAAACTGCTACATTACATTGCCTTAA
- the selA gene encoding L-seryl-tRNA(Sec) selenium transferase, protein MKEWLRSIPAVHELQNHKQFESLLRENHLDVTQLTKHLKEALDQIRSLLINGEWNGAIPGTNQFIEDVFQLLGGNIKKQYSYTLERVINATGTILHTNLGRARLSDNAIQHVVETAQNYSNLEYKLDEGERGSRHSHVEALLKEITGAEAAMVVNNNAAAVYLVLRALAENKEVIVSRGQLVEIGGSFRISSIMEESGAKLVEVGTTNKTHLYDYEKALNSETAIVMKVHTSNFKVVGFTKSVETEDLIRLTQSCNDVIFYEDLGSGALFDFRKHGIGDEPVVSEVIGMGADLVTFSGDKLLGGPQAGIIAGKKKIIDILKKHQLARVVRVDKMTLAALEGTLIDYARGEHGVHNIPTIHDLLVSIDILDERTKRFVTKLLQDTNDFEAKIFPGTSQVGGGTMPDVQLPTLVIALKHHTLTAEQVGRKLRTQYKPAIVGRIQKDEFIIDLRTVTEDEEHLLQEALLQL, encoded by the coding sequence GTGAAAGAATGGTTACGCTCAATCCCGGCGGTACATGAACTACAAAACCACAAGCAGTTCGAATCCCTCCTAAGGGAGAATCATTTGGATGTTACCCAATTAACAAAGCATTTAAAGGAAGCACTTGATCAAATAAGATCATTACTAATAAATGGAGAATGGAATGGCGCCATCCCGGGTACAAATCAGTTTATAGAGGATGTTTTTCAACTATTAGGCGGCAATATTAAGAAACAATATTCTTATACCCTTGAAAGAGTAATTAATGCGACAGGAACCATCCTTCATACGAATCTTGGAAGAGCAAGGCTGAGTGACAACGCCATCCAGCATGTTGTGGAAACAGCCCAAAATTACTCAAACCTTGAATACAAGTTAGATGAAGGGGAGCGTGGATCCAGGCATAGCCATGTAGAAGCACTTCTTAAAGAAATTACCGGTGCAGAGGCGGCAATGGTCGTTAATAATAATGCGGCAGCTGTTTATCTTGTTTTAAGAGCGCTTGCAGAAAATAAAGAAGTCATTGTTTCACGAGGACAGTTAGTAGAAATTGGCGGCTCATTTCGGATCTCTTCCATTATGGAAGAGAGTGGAGCGAAATTAGTCGAAGTCGGAACTACAAATAAAACTCATTTATATGATTATGAAAAAGCTCTAAATTCTGAAACGGCTATTGTCATGAAAGTACATACAAGTAATTTCAAGGTGGTTGGTTTTACCAAATCAGTCGAAACAGAAGACCTTATTAGACTGACTCAATCTTGTAACGATGTTATTTTTTATGAAGACCTTGGGAGCGGTGCCCTTTTCGACTTCAGAAAGCATGGAATTGGAGATGAACCCGTTGTAAGCGAGGTCATTGGAATGGGTGCAGATCTTGTTACTTTTAGTGGGGATAAGCTCCTGGGTGGACCTCAAGCAGGAATTATTGCTGGAAAGAAGAAAATCATAGATATTCTAAAAAAACATCAATTAGCACGCGTGGTTCGCGTAGATAAAATGACTCTAGCCGCGTTAGAAGGTACGCTAATTGATTATGCACGCGGGGAACATGGTGTACATAACATTCCCACCATCCATGATTTATTAGTTTCTATTGATATATTAGACGAAAGAACGAAGAGGTTTGTTACAAAATTGTTACAAGACACAAATGATTTTGAGGCCAAAATTTTTCCTGGTACAAGTCAAGTAGGCGGGGGAACAATGCCGGATGTGCAACTGCCGACCCTGGTGATTGCTCTTAAACATCATACCTTAACAGCAGAACAGGTTGGAAGAAAATTAAGAACACAATATAAACCAGCCATTGTTGGACGAATTCAAAAAGATGAATTCATCATTGATTTAAGAACAGTTACCGAGGACGAAGAGCATCTTTTACAAGAAGCCTTACTTCAATTATAA
- a CDS encoding small acid-soluble spore protein P, which yields MVNKNDGKDMRRNQPKTSGQPEPLSGSKKVKNRNHTRQKSKSHHDM from the coding sequence ATGGTGAACAAAAACGACGGCAAAGATATGCGTAGAAATCAACCAAAGACGTCTGGTCAGCCTGAGCCTTTAAGCGGATCGAAAAAAGTAAAGAACCGCAACCATACTCGCCAAAAAAGTAAATCACATCATGATATGTAA
- the sspO gene encoding small acid-soluble spore protein O has translation MQRKKSNHVIPGANAAKGQGMGAGYNEEMSNEPLTIKEKMNNKKRKKNQ, from the coding sequence ATGCAACGAAAGAAGTCAAATCATGTAATTCCGGGCGCAAATGCAGCAAAAGGTCAAGGTATGGGTGCTGGATATAATGAAGAAATGTCTAACGAACCTTTAACAATCAAAGAAAAAATGAACAATAAAAAACGTAAAAAGAATCAATAA